The following DNA comes from Candidatus Nitrosotalea okcheonensis.
AAATCCAAAAAGGAGAAGACGAGATGATAAATAATGATGCTGCATCAAACTGGGGTCACAAGAAAAATATTCTAGATCCTGATCATACAACCGTAAACTTTGGAATTGCGTATGATAATGACCGATTCTACTTTGTACAAAACTTTGAGAACAATCTAGTAAATTGGCAGACAATAAAATTGACAGGTGGAACTCTGATGATTAGTGGAACAATTCTTCCGGGATATACAATGTATAGCATTGATGTATTTTCTGATCCAAGTCCAAAAGCACTTACGGAAAATGATTTGGATAATTCACCTCCTTACAATGCTGGATATTATGACCAAGGAACTGATGTAGGCATGATTGTACCAAGACCTGTGGGAAATAGCTATTATCCTGAATGCTCTCCTGGGAAAATCACTACCTTATTTTCAGATGGTAAAAGCGAGTGTTTGGACTATGCTATGTATGTAAATAATTCTCCAAGTCCAAACTCGATTAATACAGTAATTGACGTTTCAAAATGGTTAGGTACAGGAGGATTACATACGATTTATCTCAACTTGAAGGATCCTTCAGGAAACGTGGCTCCTGCAACTTCATGGACGTTAGAGTATTTGAAATGACTCGTTATTTAGTACAAATCAGAATTTTAGGCAACACAAAAGTGTATCTTAAAGATCTGATTTATGATATATCAAAGAAATTTGATGTTGATGGTGTAACAAGAAAAAGACCAGTACCTCATATTTCTCTTGCAGGTCCACTCAGCACAGATGATGAGGAAAGACTTGTCAGAGAAGTATTTGATGTTGTCAAGAAATATGACATAGTAGGATACTCTCTAGACGGATTTGGTAAATTCAGTAAATTCCTTTTTTTAAAACGAGTCATATTTGTAAACATTGAACCTTCCAAAGATTTGGAAGAAATGAGGAGTGAAATATCTCGGAGATTAGAAATCTTTTGCAAGATGCAGGATCATGATTACAAGGATGATTTTGAATTTCATGCGACAATTGCATTTCGTGACATCACATGGAAATTTGGGGAGATATGGAAGTATATGCAAAAATTACCACAACCGAAAATTAATCTGACTCTCTTACGAGTGACAATACTTAAGAAAGCCATACATGAGAAATCAAAAATCCTTTATGAATATGATCTAATGCTTAAAAGAAAATTGGATAGAGAACAAGCACTTGATAAACAAACCCTTCAACACACATTATCTGTTCTAAAAAAAAGACAAGAAACTCTTCCTCCAGATTTCTGGGATGTGCCTGATTCTGAGAAGGATGGAGAGATATTCCTAATCAGTGATACTCATTTTGATCATGAAAATATCATAAGATATTGTCATAGGCCTTTCAAATCTGTAGGAGAAATGAACAAGACTCTAGTTGACCGATGGAATTCAAAAGTTGGAAAGGAGGATACTGTTTATTTCATGGGCGATTTGACACTTGAACGTGAGAATCTTGATTATTGGCTCGGTAAACTAAATGGAAAAATAAAATTCATTCGTGGAAACCATGATAAAGGTCTGATTACAAAGGCAGAAGAAATACAGGATAGATGTCCCCTTGTCTACAAGGGAAATAAATTCCTTCTAACTCATGACCCTGTCAGACCAGCTAATTGGGATGGTTGGC
Coding sequences within:
- a CDS encoding 2'-5' RNA ligase family protein, giving the protein MTRYLVQIRILGNTKVYLKDLIYDISKKFDVDGVTRKRPVPHISLAGPLSTDDEERLVREVFDVVKKYDIVGYSLDGFGKFSKFLFLKRVIFVNIEPSKDLEEMRSEISRRLEIFCKMQDHDYKDDFEFHATIAFRDITWKFGEIWKYMQKLPQPKINLTLLRVTILKKAIHEKSKILYEYDLMLKRKLDREQALDKQTLQHTLSVLKKRQETLPPDFWDVPDSEKDGEIFLISDTHFDHENIIRYCHRPFKSVGEMNKTLVDRWNSKVGKEDTVYFMGDLTLERENLDYWLGKLNGKIKFIRGNHDKGLITKAEEIQDRCPLVYKGNKFLLTHDPVRPANWDGWLIHGDKHNNSLDN